Proteins encoded by one window of Dreissena polymorpha isolate Duluth1 chromosome 11, UMN_Dpol_1.0, whole genome shotgun sequence:
- the LOC127851175 gene encoding uncharacterized protein LOC127851175, whose protein sequence is MADAEAGVPQSDTPEVPKIDTPEVPQSDWPEVSQIDTPEVPQSDWPEVPQIHTPEVPQIITPEVPQSDTPEVPQIDTPEVPQSDTPEVPQIDTPEVSQIDTKESDTPEVPQIDTPEVRKIDSPEVPKSDTPEVLKSDTPEVPKIDTPEVPQIDTPEVTQSDTPEVPKIDTPEVLQSDTPEVPQSDTPEVPQIDTPEVPQSDTPEVPTIDTPEVPQSDTPEVLQIDTPESDTPEVPQSDTPEVPESDTPEVPQIDTPDVPQNDTPEVDHWPYVRSFKRYNNTSLWSECDILHPILRDDVIDKVDVPNITMKGSRCSPERYTRGPPEQHSREPQSDTPEVTQGIT, encoded by the exons atggcggacgcCGAGGCAGGA GTCCCCCAGAGCGATACACCAGAGGTCCCCAAGATTGATACACCAGAGGTCCCCCAGAGCGATTGGCCAGAGGTCTCCCAGATTGATACACCAGAGGTTCCCCAGAGCGATTGGCCAGAGGTCCCCCAGATACATACACCAGAGGTCCCCCAAATTATTACACCAGAGGTCCCCCAGAGCGATACACCAGAGGTCCCCCAGATTGATACACCAGAGGTCCCCCAGAGCGATACACCAGAGGTCCCCCAAATTGATACACCAGAGGTCTCCCAGATTGATACAAAAGAG AGTGATACACCAGAGGTCCCCCAGATAGATACACCAGAGGTTCGCAAGATTGATTCACCAGAGGTTCCAAAGAGCGATACACCAGAGGTCCTCAAGAGCGATACACCAGAGGTCCCCAAGATTGATACACCAGAGGTTCCCCAGATTGATACACCAGAGGTCACCCAGAGCGATACACCAGAGGTCCCCAAGATTGATACACCAGAGGTTCTCCAGAGCGATACACCAGAGGTTCCCCAGAGCGATACACCAGAGGTTCCACAGATTGATACACCAGAGGTTCCCCAGAGCGATACACCAGAGGTCCCCACGATTGATACACCAGAGGTTCCCCAGAGCGATACACCAGAGGTTCTACAGATTGATACACCAGAA AGCGATACACCAGAGGTCCCCCAGAGCGATACACCAGAGGTCCCCGAGAGTGATACACCAGAGGTCCCCCAGATTGATACACCAGATGTCCCCCAGAACGATACACCAGAG GTGGACCATTGGCCTTATGTGCGCTCCTTTAAACGCTACAACAACACAAGCCTATGGAGTGAATGTGACATTCTACACCCCATACTCAGGGATGATGTTATTGACAAGGTGGATGTCCCAAACATTACTATGAAAGGTTCCAG